In the genome of Deltaproteobacteria bacterium, the window TTGTCCATCGTGGAGAACATAAAGTAGGGATAACACTTCGGTGTTTAGAGACAGCGTCTGTCCATAAATGGCTTTGGAAGAAAAACAACAAGGGGAATCAATGAATGAAATCGTCACCATTCGGGGGCTTCTCAAGGATTACGGGGAAGGAGGGGGGGTCACCCATGCTCTGCGCGGGATCGATCTGGATCTTGCCCGGGGTGAGTTCACGGCCATGGCAGGACCTTCCGGTTCAGGCAAAAGTACGCTTTTGAACATCATCGGGGGATTGGACCGGCCGACATCCGGCTCGGTGAGAGTGGCGGGAGAAGATCTCAGTAAACTCACCCGTTCTGATTTGAGCCGCTTGCGAAGGGACCGGATCGGATTCGTTTTCCAGTCCTACAACCTGATTCCGGTTCTCAACGTGATGGAAAACGCTGAGTACGTTTTGCTTCTTCAGGGCATGAGGCTTCGGGAACGGAGGGAAAGGGTTCGCCGGGTGTTGAAAGAAGTGGGCTTGGAAGGTCTTGAAAACCGCTTTCCCCGGGAGCTTTCAGGGGGGCAGCAACAGCGGGTTGCCATCGCGCGGGCCGTGGCCCCTGAGCCGCCTCTGATCCTGGCCGATGAGCCCACCGCCAATGTGGATTCCAAGACGGCCGCCGCCCTTCTGGATCTCATGAGGCGGCTTAACGAGGAAAAGGGCATTACCTTCCTTTTTTCCACCCATGACCCTGCGGTCATGAAAAGGGCGAGGCGTTTGATCCTGCTGAAGGACGGAAGGATCGACGGAAGCAGGGAGAACAAAGAAGAAGAGGGCTCGGAGGCCGGATAGACTCCCTGATGAAACATCCCCTCCCGGCCCTGAGTTGCCCGGGCCTTTTCGGTCACCAAAGGAGAATCCTAAGTAAAAGGATCTCATCAAAATTTTGAAACGCTCAGTTTAGGAGAATGTCATGTGGGAACTACTGTCCCGGATTTACCTGATCAATGGGACTCTCCTGATCGACCATGAAATCGATTCCGCCTACTGGCGGGAGTGGAACCTTTTCCGGCTTCCAGGTGGAATCGGGGCCTTTGTCTTGATCCACCTTCCCGTGCTTTTCTTGATACTCTGGGGAATTATTCTCCTTGAGAGGCGGTCCGTCTGGGGAATCATCCTTTCAATTATCTTGGGGCTGTCTGGCATTTTCGCCTTTGCCGCCCACGCATACTTCATAAAGAGGGGACATCCGGAGTTCAGGTCCAAAACCAGCATTTCCCTGCTCCTGGCTATCTTACTTGTATCTCTACTTCAAGTGGGTACAGGACTTCGTGCCTTCTTAGGGATCCTTTGAGATGAG includes:
- a CDS encoding ABC transporter ATP-binding protein, coding for MNEIVTIRGLLKDYGEGGGVTHALRGIDLDLARGEFTAMAGPSGSGKSTLLNIIGGLDRPTSGSVRVAGEDLSKLTRSDLSRLRRDRIGFVFQSYNLIPVLNVMENAEYVLLLQGMRLRERRERVRRVLKEVGLEGLENRFPRELSGGQQQRVAIARAVAPEPPLILADEPTANVDSKTAAALLDLMRRLNEEKGITFLFSTHDPAVMKRARRLILLKDGRIDGSRENKEEEGSEAG